The sequence below is a genomic window from Providencia rettgeri.
TGAAAGCCAGCCGCGATACCATATTGGATAAATGGATCCATTTTCTTTGCATCTTTACGGGAGATGCCAAATTCTTCGTAATTGAAATCTTTTACTAAGCCAGCAAATTTAGTTGCGTGGTTAGTAGTATCAAAATGATCGATTAGGCTGATACCACTCTGTCCGTCACAAACAGCTTTCCATGATGACTCAACTGTGTTGCCGACAGGAGATAACATGCCCAGTCCGGTTACGACTACACGACGCTTAGACACGTATTTCCTCCAAGGAGGGAAAAGTTACAAAAGAAACATAGGCGATCGAGTGATCGCCTAGATAAGTTTTTCGTACAATTATTTAGATGCGTTCTCGACGTAGTCAATCGCAGCCTGTACTGTTGTGATCTTTTCAGCTTCTTCGTCAGGGATTTCGCAATCGAACTCTTCTTCCAGAGCCATAACCAGCTCAACTGTGTCAAGAGAATCAGCGCCCAAGTCATCAACAAATGAAGCTGTATTTACAACTTCTTCCTCTTTAACACCCAGTTGTTCAACGATGATTTTCTTAACGCGTTCTTCGATAGTGCTCATACTATTAAAATTCCTATCAAAACTCGCTTTCGCGATGGTTTTCGTAGTTTATGAAATACAGGAAAAGATACAACCCAATCCCGGCTGTTGGAACTATTATTTTGCATTATTTAGC
It includes:
- the acpP gene encoding acyl carrier protein gives rise to the protein MSTIEERVKKIIVEQLGVKEEEVVNTASFVDDLGADSLDTVELVMALEEEFDCEIPDEEAEKITTVQAAIDYVENASK